The Helicobacter canis genomic sequence TGTGCAAGTCATCGGTGATATTACCCACCGCGTGCCAAACACGATCCTAGTGAGCGTGAAAGGCATTGAGGGAGAGGCTATGCTGTGGGATTTAAACAAAGCTGGCATTGCTGCTTCTACAGGCAGTGCCTGTGCGAGCGAGGATCTAGAGGCAAATCCCATTATGGTGGCAGTAGGCGCGGATAAAGAGCTAGCCCACACGGCAATTAGAATCTCTCTAAGCCGCTACAACACGCAAGCCGAGATTGACTACACTTTTGAAGTGTTTAAGAAAGCGGTGGAGAGGCTTAGGGCGATTTCTAGCAGCTATGAAAATTGATTGTGTTTGTATCTTTGGCTTGGCAATTCAGCTTGCGGCACTATTTCGGCGGAGTCTTCAAAAATCGCTCAATCACTTACGCTTAAGTAAGCTCAATCGCGATTTTTTCGACAACCACCAAACTAGCACCACAATCTTAGAATTGCTGGAATCTAGGTTTGTGTTGAATGGCTTATTCTGCCTTTCACTTGAGAGCCCGATTTTCTCAAAGATACTGCCGCAGAGTGTTTTAATGCGCTAGATACTAGAATCTAAGCGACAATTTTTATAACAACTAAAGGAAAAGAAAATGGCAAAGAATGACTTAATCGGTGGTGCGTTATGGGATGCATATTCCAACAAAGTAAGCGAGAGAATGGATAATCCCACACATTTAGGCGTTTTGACACAAAAAGACGCTGATGAAAAGGGAGCAAAACTCATCGTAGCAGACTATGGCGCAGAATCGTGCGGCGATGCGGTGCGGCTGTATTGGCTTGTGGATTCTAATGACACAATTATTGACGCAAAATTTAAGAGCTTTGGCTGTGGGACGGCGATCGCAAGTAGTGATATGATGGTAGAACTCTGCCTTGGCAAAAAGGTGCAAGATGCGGTAAAAATCACCAACCTTGATGTAGAGCACGCCTTGCGTGATGACCCAGATACCCCCGCAGTCCCCGGGCAGAAAATGCACTGCTCTGTTATGGCGTATGATGTGATCAAAAAAGCAGCCGGACTCTATCTAGGAAAAGACGCGGCGGACTTTGAGAGTGAAATCATCGTGTGTGAATGCGCACGCGTTAGCCTATCCACCATTAAAGAAGTGATCAAACTCAATGACCTAAAAAGTGTAGAAGATATTACCAACTACACAAAAGCAGGGGCATTTTGCAAAAGCTGCATTAAACCCGGTGGGCACGAGGAGAGAGAGTATTATTTAGAAGATATACTTGCAGAAGTAAGGGCTGAAATGGATAGAGAGTCTGTGAAAAAAGTCGCCGATAAAGGTAGTGAAATCGCATTTGCAGAGATGACTATCGCCCAAAAGGTGCGTGCGATTGATAAGGTCATTGATGAGCATATCCGCCCAATGCTTATGATGGATGGCGGTGATATGGAGATTTTGGATATTAAAGATACAAGCGATGGCTTTATCGATGTGTATATCCGCTATCTTGGGGCGTGTAGCGGCTGTGCGAGTGGCTCTACTGGCACACTCTATGCCATAGAATCCATTTTGCAAGAAAACTTGCACCCAAATATCCGCGTTTTGCCGATATAGTCGCACGATCTAGGCTTATCAAAGCATAGATTCTATGCGCCAAATCAAAGATGAAGCGGGGCGTAAGTGTCCTTTGGCTAGGTCGCGCTGGCAAATTTTGGCAATTTGATGAGTAGTTTGCAAACAAATTGTGATGAGTTGCAAGCTAGAATCTAGTCAAGGCTAGATCTAGATCTGGCTCTCGGGGAAAATGCGCATAAAAAAGTTCAAAGTCCTTAGCCACAATGTCGTATCTGGCAAGTGCGTTACACATATATCGCTCTCACCTTCAGGGCTATTATACGCGCACCACTTGGTCTTTTTGCCATCAAGCTCGATATGCCACGCACCTTGCATATCAAGATGGATAAGCTTAATGCTCTCTTTAGCAAACTCTTCATTGTCAAAGATCGCTACTACTTCAGTATTGATGATACTTGATCTAGGGTCTAGGTTGAAGCTCCCAATCCACGCGATTTTCTTATCAAACACAAGCGTTTTACTATGCAAGCTCGCCCCAGAAGTTAGCTTGCCTTTGACTTGGATTTTGCCAGCACTTTTACGATACTCATATACTTCC encodes the following:
- a CDS encoding iron-sulfur cluster assembly scaffold protein: MAKNDLIGGALWDAYSNKVSERMDNPTHLGVLTQKDADEKGAKLIVADYGAESCGDAVRLYWLVDSNDTIIDAKFKSFGCGTAIASSDMMVELCLGKKVQDAVKITNLDVEHALRDDPDTPAVPGQKMHCSVMAYDVIKKAAGLYLGKDAADFESEIIVCECARVSLSTIKEVIKLNDLKSVEDITNYTKAGAFCKSCIKPGGHEEREYYLEDILAEVRAEMDRESVKKVADKGSEIAFAEMTIAQKVRAIDKVIDEHIRPMLMMDGGDMEILDIKDTSDGFIDVYIRYLGACSGCASGSTGTLYAIESILQENLHPNIRVLPI